From the genome of Hymenobacter cellulosilyticus, one region includes:
- a CDS encoding response regulator transcription factor, with the protein MVSGVPLTHREREILLLVAEGLTNQQMADQLFTSRRTVETHRQNLLEKTGARNTPALIKYAMERGLLKP; encoded by the coding sequence GTGGTTTCTGGGGTTCCGTTGACGCATCGGGAGCGAGAAATCCTGCTGTTGGTGGCCGAAGGACTCACGAATCAGCAAATGGCCGACCAGCTCTTCACCAGCCGGCGCACCGTGGAGACGCACCGCCAGAACCTGCTGGAAAAAACCGGCGCCCGCAACACCCCCGCCCTGATCAAGTACGCCATGGAGCGGGGCTTGCTCAAGCCCTGA
- a CDS encoding response regulator — MIRIFLVDDHTLIRDGLRALLLADPQFEVVGEASNGQALLDQLATVDADVVLLDLNMPVLDGLATTHRLREEYPHLRILLLSMMTHERTIGRRWRRGRTATYSKTRISTKLYQRC, encoded by the coding sequence ATGATTCGCATTTTCCTCGTGGACGACCACACCCTTATCCGCGACGGTCTGCGGGCCCTGCTGCTGGCTGACCCGCAATTCGAAGTGGTGGGTGAGGCCAGCAACGGGCAGGCCTTGCTGGACCAGTTGGCAACGGTGGACGCCGACGTGGTGCTGCTAGACCTGAACATGCCCGTGCTTGACGGACTGGCTACCACGCACCGCTTGCGGGAGGAGTATCCGCACCTGCGCATCCTGCTGCTCTCGATGATGACCCACGAGCGCACCATCGGGAGGCGCTGGCGGCGGGGGCGCACGGCTACGTACTCAAAAACGCGGATAAGCACGAAATTGTATCAGCGCTGCTAA
- a CDS encoding PAS domain-containing sensor histidine kinase has translation MRKKKPTLPEPMNRLASPFPIGDASESATDAESLLQHLPWGVVVLSAQGTVMRLNQQAATWWGAPQQDLQGQPLEQGLGKGLLPADLQQALQQVTSSDQRPFREFFLPHCQQWVTMASARHADNWVVYWQDITAQKHGEHLHQAQQTASDTLLRRTEAVANIGSYELELATGHLYFSDGLFRLLGEEPGAFTPTSALLDARSHTEDIVLVEQVLARAVADRRPYSYQRRIYRPDGQLRLLEAHGRVECNELGQPVKLLGLVQDITERQQAAQELLRVKDELAQRAAESYATLYNTMDEGFCVLEVLFDEAQQAIDYRFLDVNPAFEKHTGLYKAQGKTIRELVPTIEPLWADVYSRVSRSGEPSRFEANVESMSRWFDINAFPIGTLPDRHVAVLFTDITARKQTEQALRESDDRLRQAVELAHLGICSWDYRQHLMRGNDERFLMLGLDPSQEVLPLAQAMALTHPDDRAMWASIHHQVETRGEFQATYRIVRHNDGVVRWLSEVGRVVEWQRNKPMRVSSVLLDVTAHHEAAEALRRSEEQFRLLVTATSDTVYRMSPNWTHMEHLIGKDFLADALSPTPTWTEEYIPTTDQPRVQAAIAEAISRKIPFELEHRVLRADGTVGWTHSRAIPVLDEQNTLTGWLGAASDVTARKQAQQQLLAFNADLERQVLERTRALVESQARLQSVFDSTTTAVTLLRAVRDGQGLLVDFEYVLVNAVTQARYPGQSLIGQRHGELHPGSYHTVILERFVAVVETGRRADFEVYYDHEGYNHWFRLVGVKLGDGLLYTAEDITARKLLEQAQIKSYTLLQESEAVAGMGSWDYDLGTQQLMWSDGLYRLLDRPVGSPVRLQHFLDAVVDDDRTTAGHLIRILTAGTSSFDTLLRLRVGDEVKTVRFKAVLLPAAPGAPERVLGVCLDVSDVQRLEAENLALKLDQHKELLLAILQAQENERQRLAEVLHNGLGQVLYATKLHLDQLGTPTLLALPALASLHQQTARLLADAMQQTRTLAHELVPTSLVEYGLAAAVRDVCRDLSTPQLRVECHIWGEPQHLPQPIQVTLFRLAQELVHNIVRHAGASQATLELEILPNGVSLRAEDNGHGFDAQEAAEGLGLRTVRDAVALLGGTVAIDSSPEFGTHIRLRIPLPLFS, from the coding sequence ATGCGTAAGAAGAAACCCACTCTGCCCGAGCCAATGAACCGGCTTGCTTCCCCCTTCCCTATTGGGGATGCCTCGGAGAGTGCGACCGATGCGGAATCTTTACTCCAGCACTTGCCCTGGGGCGTGGTGGTGCTCAGCGCCCAGGGCACGGTGATGCGCCTCAACCAGCAGGCCGCTACCTGGTGGGGCGCACCGCAACAGGATCTGCAGGGCCAGCCCCTGGAACAAGGGCTTGGGAAAGGGCTGCTGCCCGCCGACCTCCAACAGGCCTTGCAGCAGGTGACCAGCAGCGACCAGCGGCCCTTCCGAGAGTTTTTTTTGCCCCACTGCCAGCAATGGGTTACGATGGCCAGTGCCCGCCACGCCGACAATTGGGTGGTATACTGGCAGGATATTACGGCGCAAAAGCACGGTGAACACCTGCACCAAGCCCAGCAAACGGCCAGCGACACCCTGCTGCGGCGCACCGAGGCCGTGGCTAACATCGGTAGCTACGAGCTGGAGCTGGCCACGGGTCACCTGTATTTTTCCGATGGCCTGTTTCGGCTGTTGGGTGAGGAGCCCGGCGCCTTTACGCCCACCTCGGCACTACTTGACGCCCGCTCCCACACCGAAGATATTGTATTAGTCGAGCAGGTGCTGGCCCGGGCCGTAGCCGACCGCCGACCTTACTCCTACCAGCGCCGCATCTACCGCCCCGATGGCCAGCTGCGCCTGTTAGAAGCGCATGGCCGGGTGGAGTGCAATGAGCTGGGCCAGCCGGTGAAGCTGCTGGGCCTGGTGCAGGACATTACCGAGCGCCAGCAGGCGGCTCAGGAATTGCTGCGGGTGAAAGACGAGCTAGCCCAGCGCGCCGCCGAGAGCTACGCCACGCTCTACAACACGATGGACGAGGGTTTCTGCGTGCTGGAAGTGCTCTTCGATGAAGCGCAGCAGGCAATTGATTATCGTTTTCTCGACGTCAATCCTGCCTTTGAGAAGCACACCGGCTTGTACAAAGCCCAGGGCAAAACCATTCGCGAGTTGGTGCCCACCATCGAGCCCCTGTGGGCCGACGTGTACAGCAGGGTATCCCGCAGTGGTGAGCCAAGCCGCTTCGAGGCAAATGTGGAATCGATGAGTCGCTGGTTCGACATCAATGCCTTCCCCATCGGCACGCTTCCCGACCGGCACGTGGCGGTACTTTTCACCGATATTACTGCCCGCAAGCAAACGGAACAAGCCCTTCGCGAATCGGATGACCGGTTGCGGCAGGCGGTAGAGTTAGCTCATCTGGGCATTTGCTCCTGGGACTACCGGCAGCACCTCATGCGCGGCAATGACGAACGGTTCCTTATGCTGGGTCTGGACCCTAGCCAGGAAGTGCTGCCATTGGCCCAGGCCATGGCGCTTACCCACCCCGATGACCGGGCGATGTGGGCCTCCATCCACCACCAGGTAGAGACGCGGGGCGAATTTCAGGCGACGTACCGCATCGTGCGCCACAACGATGGCGTGGTCCGCTGGCTTTCGGAAGTGGGCCGCGTAGTGGAGTGGCAGCGCAACAAACCCATGCGCGTCAGCAGCGTGCTGCTCGACGTAACGGCCCACCACGAAGCGGCCGAAGCCCTGCGGCGGTCGGAGGAGCAGTTCCGCCTGCTTGTCACCGCCACGTCGGATACCGTGTACCGGATGAGCCCCAACTGGACCCACATGGAGCACCTGATCGGCAAAGACTTCCTGGCCGATGCCCTAAGCCCGACGCCTACCTGGACGGAAGAGTACATTCCCACCACGGATCAGCCCCGGGTGCAGGCGGCTATTGCCGAGGCCATTAGCCGAAAAATTCCGTTCGAGCTGGAGCACCGCGTGTTACGAGCCGATGGTACGGTAGGCTGGACTCATTCGCGGGCCATTCCCGTGCTCGACGAACAGAATACCCTTACCGGCTGGCTAGGCGCCGCCAGCGACGTAACCGCACGCAAGCAGGCCCAACAGCAACTGCTCGCCTTCAACGCCGACCTGGAGCGGCAAGTACTGGAGCGCACCCGGGCCCTGGTGGAAAGCCAGGCTCGGCTGCAATCGGTATTCGATTCGACTACCACCGCCGTCACGCTGCTGCGGGCCGTGCGCGACGGGCAGGGCTTGCTCGTGGATTTCGAGTACGTGCTGGTCAATGCCGTCACCCAGGCACGCTACCCTGGCCAGTCCCTGATTGGGCAGCGCCACGGCGAGTTGCACCCGGGGTCCTACCATACGGTGATTTTGGAGCGATTCGTAGCTGTGGTCGAAACCGGCCGGCGGGCAGACTTCGAGGTCTATTACGACCACGAAGGCTACAACCACTGGTTTCGATTGGTGGGAGTCAAGCTAGGGGACGGCCTGCTTTATACGGCTGAAGACATCACGGCCCGCAAGCTGCTCGAACAGGCCCAGATCAAGAGCTATACTCTGCTGCAGGAGTCGGAAGCGGTGGCCGGCATGGGCAGCTGGGATTATGACCTGGGTACGCAGCAGCTGATGTGGTCCGACGGCCTCTACCGCCTTCTGGACCGTCCCGTGGGCAGTCCTGTCCGCCTCCAACACTTTCTCGATGCCGTGGTAGACGACGACCGGACCACAGCCGGGCACTTAATTCGCATCCTTACGGCCGGCACCAGCAGCTTCGACACGCTGCTGCGGCTGCGCGTGGGCGACGAGGTGAAAACCGTGCGTTTTAAAGCCGTCCTGCTTCCCGCTGCGCCGGGAGCGCCGGAGCGGGTACTGGGCGTGTGCCTGGACGTGAGTGACGTGCAACGGCTGGAAGCCGAGAACCTAGCCCTCAAACTGGACCAGCACAAAGAGCTGCTGCTGGCCATTCTGCAGGCGCAGGAAAACGAGCGGCAGCGCTTAGCCGAGGTGCTGCACAACGGTCTAGGCCAGGTACTGTACGCCACCAAGCTGCACCTCGACCAGCTGGGTACGCCCACGCTGCTGGCCCTGCCGGCCCTGGCCAGCCTGCATCAACAAACCGCCCGCCTGCTGGCCGACGCCATGCAGCAAACCCGTACGCTGGCGCACGAGCTGGTACCGACGTCGCTCGTCGAGTACGGCCTGGCCGCGGCGGTGCGCGACGTCTGCCGGGATTTATCCACGCCGCAGCTGCGCGTTGAGTGTCATATCTGGGGGGAGCCGCAACACCTTCCCCAGCCGATTCAGGTGACTTTGTTTCGCCTCGCCCAGGAGCTGGTGCACAATATCGTCCGGCACGCCGGGGCCTCGCAGGCCACGCTGGAGCTGGAAATCTTGCCCAACGGGGTCAGCCTGCGGGCTGAGGACAACGGCCACGGGTTCGATGCGCAGGAGGCTGCCGAAGGCCTGGGCCTGCGCACTGTCCGTGATGCGGTGGCCCTGCTGGGAGGTACCGTGGCCATCGACTCTTCGCCCGAGTTCGGTACCCACATTCGCTTGCGCATTCCCCTACCCTTATTCTCCTAG
- a CDS encoding recombinase family protein: protein MVAELEFKGVGLISLTDAINTTSAQGRLVFNLLASLAEFEQELIWERTYASLAAAWARAPSLVVGGGSHKKPSARPSLPRPYTKSSNWASTRLPSAYAFPRLRFTNTCATAVSSLTATKKSLPAS, encoded by the coding sequence ATGGTGGCCGAACTGGAGTTCAAAGGCGTGGGCCTGATTTCGCTCACGGATGCCATTAACACGACCTCGGCCCAGGGCCGGCTCGTATTTAACCTGCTTGCCTCGCTGGCCGAATTTGAGCAGGAGCTAATTTGGGAACGGACCTACGCCAGCTTGGCCGCCGCCTGGGCACGGGCCCCATCTCTGGTCGTCGGTGGGGGCTCTCATAAAAAGCCGAGCGCACGGCCATCGTTGCCGAGGCCCTATACAAAGAGCAGCAACTGGGCGTCAACGAGGTTGCCCAGCGCCTACGCATTTCCAAGGTTACGCTTTACAAATACCTGCGCCACTGCCGTGTCGTCATTGACAGCCACCAAAAAGTCGCTGCCAGCAAGTTGA
- a CDS encoding S-layer homology domain-containing protein codes for MDVQALLEQFHPYEIDQVATFNVDHLIYILDFLTAAPLRNKKNAEQIIDGFVPMTAHSLQRVVSHYNAYLAYLKRAGVIEVYKNGTFQPGTAELPGKSRKYRFTEAYRQQPIRFVEVTTKAFKRRMSALRSREWRSLRGRDYKHLLKYLEADGRLQIDADAARQWNQERLNLLQLRPELRKVKKRINSAYQRADAYVDPIEQYNHAEYSIGRLEHQIWDVVIDDKVHRLHSPLTNMHSGLRHFLKYDGEELVSLDIANSQPYLATLLLRPGFYSKPDQVLPRLFFEVEGVQIKQERETHQLTHPYLILQNTGFDPDAQDIKTFNNLTSKGLLYQYLQDKFRAQLGVANCGRRQVKETVFEVLFAKNRYTSDRKKLFETLFPSVSQIFIMLKEKDNTMLPRLLQMLESHIVLRRICGLIAKKHPNAPLLTIHDSIVTTLPYAERVETIMKKELERLVGLAPTVKREYWQAATAWAILEEMRKAAHCPVTELSKPKLRTALKKPVAWTSCASEVV; via the coding sequence TTGGATGTACAGGCTCTTTTGGAGCAGTTCCATCCGTATGAAATCGATCAGGTCGCCACATTTAATGTTGACCACCTCATCTACATTCTAGACTTTCTCACCGCTGCCCCTCTGCGAAACAAAAAAAACGCAGAACAGATAATCGATGGGTTTGTGCCTATGACTGCTCACTCCCTCCAACGAGTAGTTTCACACTATAATGCCTACTTGGCTTACCTCAAAAGAGCAGGAGTAATTGAAGTCTACAAGAACGGAACGTTTCAACCGGGCACTGCTGAGCTGCCAGGCAAAAGCAGGAAATATCGATTCACAGAAGCGTATCGCCAGCAGCCAATCCGCTTTGTCGAGGTGACTACTAAAGCGTTTAAAAGGCGTATGAGTGCCCTCCGCAGCAGAGAGTGGCGCAGCCTTCGGGGCCGTGATTATAAGCACTTGTTGAAATACCTAGAGGCTGATGGCCGGTTACAGATAGACGCAGACGCCGCCCGGCAGTGGAATCAAGAACGCCTAAACTTGCTGCAGTTGCGCCCCGAATTGCGTAAAGTAAAAAAACGCATCAACTCGGCCTATCAACGCGCTGACGCCTACGTTGACCCAATCGAACAATATAACCACGCGGAATACAGTATCGGGCGCCTAGAGCACCAGATATGGGACGTGGTTATAGATGATAAGGTGCACCGGCTTCATAGCCCCCTGACCAACATGCACAGCGGCCTACGTCACTTCCTCAAATATGATGGAGAGGAATTAGTATCACTGGATATTGCGAACAGCCAGCCCTATCTGGCAACCCTGCTCCTACGCCCAGGTTTTTATAGCAAGCCAGACCAAGTGCTCCCACGCCTTTTTTTTGAAGTAGAAGGAGTACAAATAAAACAAGAGAGGGAAACCCACCAATTAACCCATCCTTACCTTATTCTACAAAATACAGGCTTTGACCCTGATGCACAAGACATTAAGACCTTCAACAACCTCACCTCCAAGGGACTCTTGTACCAGTACTTGCAGGACAAGTTCAGAGCCCAACTAGGGGTAGCCAACTGCGGAAGGAGGCAAGTAAAGGAAACTGTATTTGAAGTTCTGTTTGCCAAAAACAGGTACACCTCTGATCGGAAAAAACTGTTTGAAACCCTATTCCCGTCGGTTTCTCAAATTTTTATAATGCTTAAAGAGAAGGACAACACTATGTTGCCCCGCCTGCTCCAGATGCTCGAATCCCACATTGTTCTGAGAAGAATCTGTGGGCTTATTGCAAAAAAGCATCCTAATGCACCACTGCTTACTATCCACGATAGTATCGTTACGACCCTTCCTTATGCGGAACGGGTGGAAACCATCATGAAAAAAGAGCTTGAGAGGCTCGTTGGCTTAGCGCCAACGGTTAAGCGGGAATACTGGCAGGCGGCTACAGCCTGGGCTATTTTAGAGGAGATGCGAAAGGCAGCACATTGTCCAGTTACGGAGTTAAGTAAGCCGAAGCTACGAACTGCTTTGAAGAAGCCGGTCGCATGGACTTCCTGTGCCAGTGAAGTGGTATAA
- a CDS encoding helix-turn-helix domain-containing protein produces the protein MFAPSQSGASMLSGLIQALSPLIEQIVEEKLAVRLDSLTQQYTVTQPPNEWLTVKEAALFFDVVPQTIHRWSKKGTISRFKLEEKGTTYYSKAELNAALKQQVRPDGTRKHARRQFQKSAV, from the coding sequence ATGTTTGCTCCCTCCCAGAGCGGCGCTAGCATGCTATCCGGCCTCATTCAGGCCCTCTCTCCTCTTATCGAGCAAATCGTCGAGGAAAAACTTGCAGTTCGGCTGGACTCACTTACCCAGCAGTATACTGTTACTCAACCTCCTAATGAGTGGTTGACAGTTAAAGAAGCTGCCCTATTCTTTGATGTTGTCCCGCAAACCATTCATCGGTGGTCTAAGAAGGGCACTATCTCTCGTTTCAAACTTGAAGAGAAGGGCACGACGTACTACAGCAAAGCTGAGCTTAATGCTGCTCTTAAGCAGCAGGTACGTCCTGACGGTACACGTAAGCACGCTCGTCGCCAGTTTCAGAAGAGCGCCGTCTAG
- a CDS encoding site-specific integrase, with product MASLSFHLKRPQGDKPTSIFILFTANGKRTKVYTDLKILPVKWDTGEQRAKTYRQGNANQVLNDTLDLFREQLLEFYADQRAKGLVPDAQALRAAIEPKEVSAVPEKADALHAFADWIDYCSRSKRPNTIKVYRTALRHLREFGQYTKHPIDFDYFNLGFADKFTSYLMDQRELADSAIHKNLATLKNFLGYAQDRGLHTNTAFKRFTWRRREPSILTLTAHELRAIADLNLPDGSYLDNARALFLLGCYTGLRYSDISTLRPEHIFETSLRITTQKTAEDQIIPLRPEARRIVARVQAGHVRPISNPKLNQYVKELAQLAGIDREVERVRYSGGKRLAERAPKYAFVTTHTARRTFVTLALEDGIEMSRVMKVSGHRTWAAFKRYVNVTDESAADAFAAAYGQ from the coding sequence ATGGCCAGCCTCAGCTTCCACCTAAAGCGCCCCCAGGGCGACAAGCCTACTTCCATTTTTATCCTGTTCACCGCGAACGGGAAACGGACCAAGGTCTATACTGACCTTAAGATTCTACCAGTAAAGTGGGATACGGGAGAGCAGCGCGCTAAGACTTATAGGCAGGGTAATGCCAATCAGGTGCTCAACGATACGCTTGACCTGTTCCGTGAGCAGCTACTGGAGTTCTATGCCGATCAGCGTGCTAAGGGCCTAGTACCCGACGCACAAGCCTTACGAGCCGCAATAGAACCTAAAGAGGTCAGCGCAGTTCCCGAGAAAGCAGATGCTCTCCATGCCTTTGCTGACTGGATAGACTACTGCAGCCGTAGCAAGCGCCCAAACACTATCAAAGTCTACCGAACCGCGCTACGCCACTTGCGCGAGTTTGGTCAGTACACGAAGCACCCTATTGACTTTGACTACTTCAACTTGGGCTTTGCTGACAAGTTCACCTCGTACCTAATGGACCAACGGGAGTTAGCAGACTCAGCTATACACAAGAACCTAGCGACACTAAAGAACTTTTTGGGCTATGCCCAAGATCGTGGCTTACACACTAATACGGCTTTTAAACGGTTCACCTGGCGCCGCCGTGAACCGTCTATTTTGACCCTTACGGCTCACGAGCTCCGTGCTATTGCCGACCTGAACCTCCCCGATGGCTCTTACCTAGACAATGCCCGTGCTCTCTTCTTGCTCGGGTGCTACACTGGCCTGCGCTATTCCGACATCAGCACCTTGCGGCCAGAGCACATCTTCGAAACCTCATTACGAATCACCACCCAGAAAACTGCTGAGGACCAAATCATCCCTTTAAGACCCGAGGCCCGTCGTATTGTCGCTCGCGTTCAAGCTGGGCACGTTCGTCCAATCAGCAATCCAAAGCTTAACCAGTACGTGAAAGAGTTAGCCCAGCTGGCCGGTATTGACCGCGAAGTAGAACGCGTGCGATACAGCGGCGGAAAACGCTTGGCAGAACGAGCCCCTAAGTACGCTTTCGTCACTACCCACACTGCACGACGCACTTTTGTAACCCTTGCTCTGGAAGACGGTATTGAGATGAGCCGGGTGATGAAAGTGAGTGGCCACCGTACCTGGGCGGCGTTTAAGCGTTATGTAAACGTTACTGATGAGTCAGCCGCTGATGCATTCGCCGCGGCTTATGGTCAATAA
- a CDS encoding winged helix-turn-helix transcriptional regulator gives MSPHEDFQTRRKHLMRTVQDAMDVLNGKWKIAIIASLCCFTKRRFSDILNDVVGISNRMLSKELKELEINQVIKRSVLNTQPVTVHYELTEHGKTLQPLIEGLADWGVIHHKQIVGT, from the coding sequence ATGTCCCCACACGAAGACTTTCAGACAAGACGTAAGCACCTGATGCGAACGGTTCAGGACGCAATGGATGTGCTGAATGGGAAATGGAAAATTGCCATTATTGCCTCGCTGTGCTGTTTCACGAAGCGTCGGTTTTCCGATATCCTGAATGATGTCGTTGGGATTTCCAATCGAATGTTGAGCAAAGAATTAAAGGAGTTGGAAATCAACCAGGTGATCAAGCGTAGCGTGTTAAATACGCAGCCCGTAACGGTTCACTACGAGCTTACCGAACATGGCAAAACGCTACAACCCCTGATCGAAGGGTTAGCGGATTGGGGAGTGATACATCACAAACAAATAGTGGGTACGTAA
- a CDS encoding SDR family oxidoreductase — MHLTGKNAIICGGTTGIGFAAAQAFLTAGATVWITGRGEENLQAAAAKLNNPNVRTVVADTSGLAGIAALEQAVKENGAAIHVLLLNSAIVGIQSIAQTTEAEFDAQFNTNVKGHYFTLQKLLPYLADGASVLFTSSASATAATLNTSVYAATKAALNKIAQVAANELAGRKIRVNVVSPGPVATELVLAAPEEVLTHFASSTALQRLGQPEELANAFLFLASDEASFVTGTELLVDGGWTNYAYK, encoded by the coding sequence ATGCATCTGACAGGAAAAAACGCCATTATTTGCGGAGGCACTACCGGTATTGGATTTGCGGCCGCCCAGGCCTTTCTCACGGCCGGGGCTACGGTTTGGATAACCGGCCGAGGGGAAGAAAACCTGCAGGCCGCAGCGGCCAAACTCAACAATCCTAACGTAAGAACCGTGGTGGCCGACACCTCCGGTCTGGCCGGTATCGCCGCGTTGGAACAAGCCGTGAAGGAAAATGGCGCAGCTATCCATGTGCTGCTGTTAAATTCCGCCATCGTGGGCATTCAGTCGATTGCGCAGACCACGGAAGCGGAGTTTGATGCCCAATTCAATACCAACGTGAAAGGCCATTACTTCACGTTGCAGAAGCTGCTGCCGTATCTGGCGGATGGGGCATCGGTATTGTTCACCTCTTCGGCGTCCGCAACGGCCGCCACCCTGAACACGAGCGTGTACGCGGCGACCAAAGCCGCCTTAAACAAAATCGCGCAGGTTGCTGCGAATGAACTGGCGGGAAGAAAAATCCGCGTAAATGTGGTTAGCCCAGGACCGGTTGCGACGGAATTAGTGCTAGCTGCACCGGAAGAAGTGTTGACCCATTTTGCCTCCTCGACGGCCTTGCAACGATTAGGTCAGCCAGAGGAACTGGCCAACGCCTTCTTATTCTTGGCTTCCGATGAGGCCAGCTTTGTCACCGGCACGGAGCTATTGGTAGACGGCGGCTGGACTAATTATGCGTACAAATAA
- a CDS encoding KGG domain-containing protein, which produces MAHLSHITNATVMPTTRTTKKASETPAKRPRGFAAMDPETQRRIASEGGKASHESGRGHRFTSEEARAAGRKGGQASRSRDVRTGA; this is translated from the coding sequence ATGGCTCACTTGTCTCACATCACCAACGCTACTGTTATGCCCACTACCCGCACGACCAAAAAAGCCTCCGAAACTCCTGCCAAGCGTCCTCGCGGCTTTGCCGCAATGGATCCGGAAACGCAGCGCCGAATTGCCAGCGAAGGCGGTAAGGCCTCGCACGAGAGTGGCCGCGGCCACCGCTTCACCTCCGAAGAAGCCCGGGCCGCGGGTCGTAAAGGTGGCCAAGCCAGCCGGAGCCGCGACGTGCGGACAGGTGCCTAA
- a CDS encoding alginate lyase family protein — MKYPSFRAGLAQLGLALAFAVASGCQEKEAAAPDTAEAAADSTITTFRHPGVVNSKASLDLVAAQANAGDATRTAGYNKVVDYMNQYAVPTSFPSVVYVVGSGGSPTEDQIRRDAILAYACALRWVKTGNATYANQAKQILNGYAYNFQRYSTSPKPDGSPTEFRQTYLEAAWVAPTFVAAGEIIRYYQVNGTGAAWSATDVSKFSDFLNNLKNNYVNNVPGAINDINNWQASYAYAKMALGVWFNSTAVYDSGYDYLFQILPQLFYSDGAVKEQRDRDCIHPQYTLTALTYAAETARIQGNAAIYEANGQQIKNGWNKYEDAAAGNYTRNCSGTQIFPGIETAYNYYGTSKLASLRDRQDPYGVPGDKTFLGFTSFTHRSIGR; from the coding sequence ATGAAGTACCCCTCATTCCGCGCGGGCCTGGCCCAGCTCGGCCTGGCCCTGGCATTCGCCGTTGCGTCCGGCTGCCAGGAAAAAGAAGCTGCTGCTCCCGACACCGCTGAAGCCGCCGCCGACTCCACCATCACTACTTTCCGCCACCCCGGCGTGGTCAACAGCAAAGCCAGCCTGGACCTGGTAGCCGCCCAGGCCAACGCCGGCGACGCCACCCGCACGGCCGGCTACAATAAGGTGGTGGATTACATGAATCAGTACGCTGTGCCCACCTCTTTTCCCAGCGTGGTGTACGTAGTGGGCAGCGGAGGCAGTCCCACCGAAGACCAGATCCGGCGCGACGCAATTCTGGCCTACGCCTGTGCCCTGCGCTGGGTGAAAACCGGCAACGCGACTTACGCCAACCAGGCCAAGCAGATTCTGAACGGCTACGCCTACAACTTTCAGCGCTACAGCACCTCGCCCAAGCCCGACGGCAGCCCTACCGAGTTCCGGCAGACCTACCTGGAAGCCGCCTGGGTGGCCCCAACGTTCGTCGCGGCCGGCGAAATTATCCGCTACTACCAAGTAAACGGCACCGGCGCGGCCTGGTCGGCCACGGACGTGAGCAAGTTTTCGGATTTCCTGAATAACCTCAAGAACAACTACGTCAACAACGTACCGGGCGCCATCAACGACATCAACAACTGGCAGGCCTCCTACGCCTACGCCAAAATGGCCCTGGGCGTGTGGTTCAACAGCACCGCCGTCTACGACTCGGGCTACGACTATCTGTTTCAGATTCTGCCCCAGCTCTTCTATTCCGATGGCGCGGTGAAGGAGCAGCGCGACCGAGACTGTATTCACCCGCAGTACACGCTCACGGCCCTGACTTACGCCGCCGAAACGGCCCGCATCCAGGGCAACGCAGCCATTTACGAGGCCAACGGACAGCAAATCAAGAACGGCTGGAATAAATATGAAGACGCCGCGGCCGGCAACTACACCCGCAACTGCAGCGGCACCCAGATTTTCCCCGGCATCGAAACGGCCTACAACTACTACGGCACCAGCAAGCTGGCCTCCCTGCGCGACCGGCAAGACCCCTACGGCGTGCCCGGCGACAAAACCTTCCTGGGCTTTACCTCCTTCACCCACCGCAGCATCGGGCGGTAA